Within Microbacterium oryzae, the genomic segment GCCGGCGACCACGCACACGCGGCGCGGCACCCGCCGCAGCCGGTCGAGGTCGGGCCCCGTCGCGCGCGCGTTCAATCGCACGTCGCGCCACGTCCCGTCGGCTCGGAAGAACACCGTGGCGACGTCGCCGATCACGCGGTCCTCCGTGAGGCTGCGGTAGTCGTCCCGATCGAGGTAGCCGCCCACATACACCCGGCTCGGCACCTCCGCGGAGGGCGAGCCGAGGCTGAACAGCGCCAGATCCATCCGCCCCTGCACGTCGAGAACGCGCCGCGTGCTGCGCTCGCGCCACATCGCCTCGCGCGTGGCGGGATCGTCGAAGAACGCCGGCACCGGGAACTGCTGCAGCTTCGCCCCGAAGGCGTCGCCGAAGCGCTGCAGCACCTCGCTGGAGTAGTCCACGCCGGTCGTCTGCGTGTTCCCGGCGCCGTTCAGCTGCACGACCGTCGTGCCGTGCGTCTCCTTCTGCGGCAGGTACCGGCTCACGGCCGTCAGCGTCGAGCCCCAGGCCACGCCCACGACCATGTTGGAGTCGACGAACTGCGCGAACAGCCGGGCGGCTGTCATCGCCACCCGCTCGAGCCGATCGACCTCGCTCACGCTCGACGGCACGGGCACCACGTGCGCGGCCACGTGGAAGCGCTCGCGCACCCGCTGCTCGAGGAACCCGCCGCGCTCGAGCGGAGACGTGATCCGGATGTCGACGAGGCCCGTCTCCCGCGCGTGGCTCAGCAGCCGGGACACCGACGACCGCGACGTGCCGAGCTCTCGGGCGATCGCCTCCATGGTGCGGTCCTGCATGTAGTAGAGCTGGGCGGCCTTGAGCGCCTGCTCGAGCTTGCCGTCGCGCGGTGCCTCCGCGTCCATGCTGTCGCCCTTCTCGTACATCCCTGCACATATGTGCAGGAGCCTTGCGCGCATGTTCGGTTCGTTCCAGGCTAGACCCGAATCGCCACGAGAGGGAGGCAGGACATGACCGAGAACCAGTCCTCAGCCG encodes:
- a CDS encoding sugar-binding transcriptional regulator encodes the protein MDAEAPRDGKLEQALKAAQLYYMQDRTMEAIARELGTSRSSVSRLLSHARETGLVDIRITSPLERGGFLEQRVRERFHVAAHVVPVPSSVSEVDRLERVAMTAARLFAQFVDSNMVVGVAWGSTLTAVSRYLPQKETHGTTVVQLNGAGNTQTTGVDYSSEVLQRFGDAFGAKLQQFPVPAFFDDPATREAMWRERSTRRVLDVQGRMDLALFSLGSPSAEVPSRVYVGGYLDRDDYRSLTEDRVIGDVATVFFRADGTWRDVRLNARATGPDLDRLRRVPRRVCVVAGAHKLASLRAALAAGLVTDVVLDETLAERLVETL